From Glycine max cultivar Williams 82 chromosome 11, Glycine_max_v4.0, whole genome shotgun sequence, the proteins below share one genomic window:
- the LOC100816621 gene encoding auxin response factor 4 isoform X2, producing MEIDLNHEVTEVEKNAFCDRECEKGVGVTCWSSSTCSSSTSSSSALVSSSYLELWHACAGPLTSLPKKGNVVVYFPQGHLEQVASFSPFTPLEIPTYDLQPQIFCRVVNVQLLANKENDEVYTQVTLLPQAELEGMYLEGKELEELGAEEEGDDRSPTKSTPHMFCKTLTASDTSTHGGFSVPRRAAEDCFPPLDYKQQRPSQELVAKDLHDVEWKFRHIYRGQPRRHLLTTGWSIFVSQKNLVSGDAVLFLRGENGELRLGIRRAVRPRNDLPESVIGSQNCYPNVLSSVANAISTKSKFHVFYSPRASQADFVVPYQKYVKSIKNPVSIGTRFKMRFEMDESQERRCCSGMLIGTSDLDPYRWPKSKWRCLMVRWDEDIETNHKDRVSPWEIDPSAPLPPLSIQSSPRLKKLRTGLQVASPSHLITARGRGLIDFEESVRSPKVLQGQENAGFGSLYYGCDTVTKPPGFEMSSQSHPNLGSAEVRKITSSELSSVHPFSYAGFVETNRFPRVLQGQEICPLKSLTGKVDMNLGAWGMPNLSCTTFNLHQATKPSFQLSLFPYGDIHQASQASLFCSKSTTFQRENVPFNKPSTQAGIIVNEVGRSDLPNDHKLQGNNISAAGNMGVSIDNNVQGKVNACKLFGFSLSGETTTQNLQNSAKRSCTKVHKQGSLVGRAIDLSRLSGYNDLLSELERLFSMEGLLKDPDKGWKILYTDSENDIMVVGDDPWHEFCDVVSKIHIYTQEEVEKMTIEMISDDTHSCLEEAPVIMEASKSSSVGQPDYSPTAVRV from the exons ATGGAAATTGATCTGAACCATGAAGTGACTGAGGTTGAGAAGAATGCATTCTGTGATAGGGAATGTGAGAAAGGTGTTGGTGTTACTTGTTGGTCCTCTTCCACTTGTTCATCCTCTACTTCTTCCTCTTCAGCGCTTGTGTCCTCTTCTTACCTTGAGCTTTGGCATGCTTGTGCTGGCCCTCTCACTTCTCTTCCCAAGAAAGGAAATGTGGTGGTCTATTTTCCACAAGGTCACTTAGAACAAGTTGCATCTTTCTCTCCTTTCACACCATTGGAGATTCCCACCTATGATCTTCAGCCACAGATCTTTTGCAGGGTTGTCAATGTCCAACTACTT GCCAACAAGGAGAATGATGAGGTTTATACACAAGTTACTTTGCTTCCTCAAGCTGAG ttGGAAGGGATGTATTTAGAGGGCAAAGAACTTGAGGAATTGGGAGCAGAAGAGGAGGGGGATGATAGATCACCAACTAAATCAACCCCTCACATGTTCTGCAAAACACTAACTGCCTCTGATACCAGCACACATGGGGGCTTTTCTGTTCCTCGCCGAGCTGCTGAAGACTGTTTTCCTCCTTTG GATTATAAGCAGCAGAGGCCATCACAAGAGCTTGTTGCCAAAGACCTGCATGATGTGGAGTGGAAATTTCGTCACATTTACAGAG GTCAGCCAAGGCGGCATCTACTCACTACTGGATGGAGCATTTTTGTCAGTCAAAAGAATCTTGTCTCCGGTGATGCAGTGCTCTTCCTAAG GGGTGAAAATGGTGAACTGAGATTGGGAATCAGAAGAGCTGTTAGACCTAGAAATGATCTTCCTGAATCAGTTATTGGAAGCCAGAACTGCTATCCCAATGTCCTTTCTTCTGTGGCAAATGCAATATCCACCAAAAGCAAGTTTCATGTTTTCTACAGTCCAAG AGCAAGTCAAGCAGACTTTGTTGTTCCCTACCAAAAGTATGTTaaaagcatcaagaatccagtGAGCATTGGAACAAGATTCAAAATGAGATTTGAAATGGATGAATCTCAAGAGAGGAG GTGTTGTAGTGGGATGTTGATTGGAACGAGTGATTTGGATCCTTATAGATGGCCCAAATCAAAATGGAGGTGCTTGATG GTCAGATGGGATGAGGATATTGAGACTAATCATAAAGACAGAGTATCTCCATGGGAGATTGATCCTTCTGCTCCTCTGCCCCCCTTGAGCATTCAGTCTTCCCCAAGACTGAAGAAGCTGCGGACAGGTCTGCAGGTTGCCTCACCTAGTCACCTCATCACTG CACGAGGCAGAGGATTGATAGACTTTGAGGAGTCTGTAAGATCACCCAAGGTCTTGCAAGGTCAAGAAAATGCAGGTTTTGGGTCACTCTACTACGGATGTGACACAGTAACCAAGCCACCAGGTTTTGAGATGAGCTCTCAAAGTCATCCAAATCTTGGATCAGCTGAAGTAAGAAAGATTACCTCTTCTGAGCTGAGTAGTGTGCACCCTTTCAGTTATGCAGGCTTTGTGGAAACCAACAGGTTTCCGAGGGTCTTGCAAGGTCAAGAAATATGTCCATTGAAATCCCTGACAGGAAAGGTTGATATGAACCTTGGTGCTTGGGGAATGCCCAATCTTAGTTGCACAACTTTCAACCTCCACCAGGCAACCAAACCAAGCTTTCAACTTTCATTGTTTCCTTACGGGGATATTCACCAAGCCAGTCAAGCTAGCTTGTTTTGCTCGAAATCCACCACTTTCCAGAGAGAGAATGTCCCATTTAACAAGCCATCCACTCAGGCAGGGATCATTGTAAATGAAGTTGGAAGATCAGATCTCCCAAATGACCATAAGCTGCAGGGCAATAATATTTCTGCTGCTGGGAATATGGGGGTTTCTATTGACAACAATGTCCAGGGAAAGGTAAATGCCTGCAAACTATTCGGGTTTTCTTTGTCTGGGGAAACTACTACCCAAAATTTGCAGAACTCTGCTAAAAGGAGCTGCACAAAG GTTCACAAGCAAGGCAGCTTAGTTGGAAGAGCTATTGATCTTTCAAGACTGAGTGGCTACAATGATCTGCTGAGTGAACTAGAGAGACTGTTTAGCATGGAAGGCCTTCTAAAAGATCCTGATAAGGGATGGAAGATCCTCTACACTGACAGTGAGAATGACATAATGGTTGTGGGGGATGACCCATGGCA TGAGTTTTGCGATGTGGTGTCCAAGATCCATATATACACCCAAGAAGAAGTGGAAAAGATGACAATTGAGATGATCAGTGATGATACTCATAGCTGTTTGGAAGAGGCACCAGTGATTATGGAGGCTTCAAAGTCTTCCTCAGTGGGTCAGCCAGATTATTCTCCAACAGCAGTTAGGGTCTAA
- the LOC100816621 gene encoding auxin response factor 4 isoform X1, producing the protein MEIDLNHEVTEVEKNAFCDRECEKGVGVTCWSSSTCSSSTSSSSALVSSSYLELWHACAGPLTSLPKKGNVVVYFPQGHLEQVASFSPFTPLEIPTYDLQPQIFCRVVNVQLLANKENDEVYTQVTLLPQAELEGMYLEGKELEELGAEEEGDDRSPTKSTPHMFCKTLTASDTSTHGGFSVPRRAAEDCFPPLDYKQQRPSQELVAKDLHDVEWKFRHIYRGQPRRHLLTTGWSIFVSQKNLVSGDAVLFLRGENGELRLGIRRAVRPRNDLPESVIGSQNCYPNVLSSVANAISTKSKFHVFYSPRASQADFVVPYQKYVKSIKNPVSIGTRFKMRFEMDESQERRCCSGMLIGTSDLDPYRWPKSKWRCLMVRWDEDIETNHKDRVSPWEIDPSAPLPPLSIQSSPRLKKLRTGLQVASPSHLITAARGRGLIDFEESVRSPKVLQGQENAGFGSLYYGCDTVTKPPGFEMSSQSHPNLGSAEVRKITSSELSSVHPFSYAGFVETNRFPRVLQGQEICPLKSLTGKVDMNLGAWGMPNLSCTTFNLHQATKPSFQLSLFPYGDIHQASQASLFCSKSTTFQRENVPFNKPSTQAGIIVNEVGRSDLPNDHKLQGNNISAAGNMGVSIDNNVQGKVNACKLFGFSLSGETTTQNLQNSAKRSCTKVHKQGSLVGRAIDLSRLSGYNDLLSELERLFSMEGLLKDPDKGWKILYTDSENDIMVVGDDPWHEFCDVVSKIHIYTQEEVEKMTIEMISDDTHSCLEEAPVIMEASKSSSVGQPDYSPTAVRV; encoded by the exons ATGGAAATTGATCTGAACCATGAAGTGACTGAGGTTGAGAAGAATGCATTCTGTGATAGGGAATGTGAGAAAGGTGTTGGTGTTACTTGTTGGTCCTCTTCCACTTGTTCATCCTCTACTTCTTCCTCTTCAGCGCTTGTGTCCTCTTCTTACCTTGAGCTTTGGCATGCTTGTGCTGGCCCTCTCACTTCTCTTCCCAAGAAAGGAAATGTGGTGGTCTATTTTCCACAAGGTCACTTAGAACAAGTTGCATCTTTCTCTCCTTTCACACCATTGGAGATTCCCACCTATGATCTTCAGCCACAGATCTTTTGCAGGGTTGTCAATGTCCAACTACTT GCCAACAAGGAGAATGATGAGGTTTATACACAAGTTACTTTGCTTCCTCAAGCTGAG ttGGAAGGGATGTATTTAGAGGGCAAAGAACTTGAGGAATTGGGAGCAGAAGAGGAGGGGGATGATAGATCACCAACTAAATCAACCCCTCACATGTTCTGCAAAACACTAACTGCCTCTGATACCAGCACACATGGGGGCTTTTCTGTTCCTCGCCGAGCTGCTGAAGACTGTTTTCCTCCTTTG GATTATAAGCAGCAGAGGCCATCACAAGAGCTTGTTGCCAAAGACCTGCATGATGTGGAGTGGAAATTTCGTCACATTTACAGAG GTCAGCCAAGGCGGCATCTACTCACTACTGGATGGAGCATTTTTGTCAGTCAAAAGAATCTTGTCTCCGGTGATGCAGTGCTCTTCCTAAG GGGTGAAAATGGTGAACTGAGATTGGGAATCAGAAGAGCTGTTAGACCTAGAAATGATCTTCCTGAATCAGTTATTGGAAGCCAGAACTGCTATCCCAATGTCCTTTCTTCTGTGGCAAATGCAATATCCACCAAAAGCAAGTTTCATGTTTTCTACAGTCCAAG AGCAAGTCAAGCAGACTTTGTTGTTCCCTACCAAAAGTATGTTaaaagcatcaagaatccagtGAGCATTGGAACAAGATTCAAAATGAGATTTGAAATGGATGAATCTCAAGAGAGGAG GTGTTGTAGTGGGATGTTGATTGGAACGAGTGATTTGGATCCTTATAGATGGCCCAAATCAAAATGGAGGTGCTTGATG GTCAGATGGGATGAGGATATTGAGACTAATCATAAAGACAGAGTATCTCCATGGGAGATTGATCCTTCTGCTCCTCTGCCCCCCTTGAGCATTCAGTCTTCCCCAAGACTGAAGAAGCTGCGGACAGGTCTGCAGGTTGCCTCACCTAGTCACCTCATCACTG CAGCACGAGGCAGAGGATTGATAGACTTTGAGGAGTCTGTAAGATCACCCAAGGTCTTGCAAGGTCAAGAAAATGCAGGTTTTGGGTCACTCTACTACGGATGTGACACAGTAACCAAGCCACCAGGTTTTGAGATGAGCTCTCAAAGTCATCCAAATCTTGGATCAGCTGAAGTAAGAAAGATTACCTCTTCTGAGCTGAGTAGTGTGCACCCTTTCAGTTATGCAGGCTTTGTGGAAACCAACAGGTTTCCGAGGGTCTTGCAAGGTCAAGAAATATGTCCATTGAAATCCCTGACAGGAAAGGTTGATATGAACCTTGGTGCTTGGGGAATGCCCAATCTTAGTTGCACAACTTTCAACCTCCACCAGGCAACCAAACCAAGCTTTCAACTTTCATTGTTTCCTTACGGGGATATTCACCAAGCCAGTCAAGCTAGCTTGTTTTGCTCGAAATCCACCACTTTCCAGAGAGAGAATGTCCCATTTAACAAGCCATCCACTCAGGCAGGGATCATTGTAAATGAAGTTGGAAGATCAGATCTCCCAAATGACCATAAGCTGCAGGGCAATAATATTTCTGCTGCTGGGAATATGGGGGTTTCTATTGACAACAATGTCCAGGGAAAGGTAAATGCCTGCAAACTATTCGGGTTTTCTTTGTCTGGGGAAACTACTACCCAAAATTTGCAGAACTCTGCTAAAAGGAGCTGCACAAAG GTTCACAAGCAAGGCAGCTTAGTTGGAAGAGCTATTGATCTTTCAAGACTGAGTGGCTACAATGATCTGCTGAGTGAACTAGAGAGACTGTTTAGCATGGAAGGCCTTCTAAAAGATCCTGATAAGGGATGGAAGATCCTCTACACTGACAGTGAGAATGACATAATGGTTGTGGGGGATGACCCATGGCA TGAGTTTTGCGATGTGGTGTCCAAGATCCATATATACACCCAAGAAGAAGTGGAAAAGATGACAATTGAGATGATCAGTGATGATACTCATAGCTGTTTGGAAGAGGCACCAGTGATTATGGAGGCTTCAAAGTCTTCCTCAGTGGGTCAGCCAGATTATTCTCCAACAGCAGTTAGGGTCTAA
- the LOC100794259 gene encoding isovaleryl-CoA dehydrogenase, mitochondrial isoform X3, with protein sequence MGEFNLLGITAPEEYGGLGLGYLYHCIAMEEISRASGSVGLSYGAHSNLCINQLVRNGSPAQKEKYLPKLISGDHVGALAMSEPNSGSDVVSMKCKADRVDGGYVLNGNKMWCTNGPVAQTLVVYAKTDITAGSKGITAFIIEKGMPGFNTAQKLDKLGMRGSDTCELVFENCFVPDENILGKEGKGVYVMMSGLDLERLVLAAGPLGIMQACLDVVLPYVRQREQFGRPIGEFQFIQGKIADMYTSLQSSRSYVYSVARDCDNGKVDPKDCAGAILCAAERATQVALQAIQCLGGNGYVNEYPTGRLLRDAKLYEIGAGTSEIRRMIIGRELFKEQ encoded by the exons GGGGGAATTTAATCTCCTTGGGATTACTGCACCAG AGGAATATGGAGGGCTTGGCCTAGGTTACTTGTATCACTGTATAGCAATGGAAGAGATTAGCCGTGCTTCAGGATCTGTAGGTCTTTCTTATGGTGCTCATTCAAACTTGTGTATCAATCAGCTG GTGAGGAATGGAAGCCCTGCTCAGAAAGAGAAATATTTACCAAAG CTTATTTCTGGGGATCATGTGGGAGCTTTGGCAATGAGCGAGCCCAATT CTGGTTCTGATGTTGTCAGCATGAAATGCAAGGCTGATCGTGTAGATGGGGGCTATGTACTTAATGGGAACAAGATGTGGTGTACTAATGGGCCAGTTGCTCAAACATTA GTTGTCTATGCTAAAACAGACATAACTGCTGGGTCAAAAGGCATTACTGCATTCATCATTGAGAAGGGAATGCCTGG ATTCAATACTGCCCAGAAATTGGATAAACTTGGGATGCGAGGAAGTGATAC GTGTGAGCTTGTCTTTGAGAATTGCTTTGTTCCAGACGAAAATATTCTTGGGAAAGAAGGGAAAG GAGTCTATGTCATGATGTCTGGGCTGGATCTGGAGAGACTTGTTTTGGCAGCTGGTCCTCTTGGTATTATGCAGGCATGTCTTGATGTCGTCCTTCCTTATGTTCGACAACGAGAGCAGTTTGGTCGTCCTATTGGGGAGTTTCAGTTTATACAG GGGAAAATTGCTGACATGTATACTTCATTACAGTCTTCTAG GTCTTATGTGTATTCAGTAGCTCGGGATTGTGACAACGGAAAAGTTGACCCAAAG GATTGTGCTGGAGCTATACTTTGTGCAGCTGAAAGAGCAACCCAGGTTGCTTTGCAG GCAATACAATGTTTAGGTGGGAATGGTTATGTGAATGAGTATCCTACTGGTCGTCTCTTGAGAGATGCCAAACTCTACGAGATTGGTGCAGGAACTAGTGAGATCAGAAGAATGATTATTGGACGTGAACTCTTCAAGGAGCAATAA